DNA from Terriglobus tenax:
GTCAGCCGACTGGGTCATCGACATGGGTCCGGAGGGCGGCAATCGCGGTGGGCAGGTAGTGGCCGAAGGAACGCCCGAGGAGATTGCCTCCAACCCCGCCAGCCTGACCGGGCAGTGGCTGGCGCCGGTTCTGAAGGCAAACGTCAAAGGAGCATGAGGATGATTTGGAAGAGGACGATGGTTTCTTGGCGCTCGAACTCTCACTCATCCGCTGCGCGTATGCATGGGGCGCCCGGATTCTGGGCGGGCTGCGTGCTTCTTACGGCGAGTCTGAGTGCATTTGGCAACCTGCCGTCAAGCCAACCAGCCATCCAGCCATCAGAACAGCAGCTTCCGCCAGGAACCCGCTCCGTTGCAGACGAGGACGTCGCAGCAGCTGACCAGTACAAGAAGGCGCAGGCAGCGCTGGACGCGCAGAATTACACCGAGGCGGAACGCCTGCTGGCCGATCTGGTGAAGCAGGATCCGAAGAACGCCGGCATGCTCTACCAGCTTGGCTTCTCGCAGGAAGCGCAGGACAAGGACGATGCCGCCGAGGCAAGCTATAAGGCCGCTGTCGCGATTGACCCTAAACAGTTTGAATCGACTCTCGCGCTCGGGCTGGTTCAGGCGCGCAAGGGCAGCATGGCAGAAGCCCGCGAAACCCTGAAGCTGGCCCTGACACTGCAGCCGGCCGATGCCAGCCAGTCGAAGGTTCTGAAAGCGCGCGCCTTCCGGGCGCTGGCCCAGATTGATGTGACCCGGGATCCGGCCTCGGCACGGGAATGGCTGCTGGCCGCCCTGAAGCTGACTCCCGCCACCCCTGACGACACCCTGATGGCCGCTGAACTGGCCGACACGGCCGGAGACACCGCCGGAGCACAGGCACAGTACAAGAAGCTGCTGGCCGGCGACACCAGGAGCGCGGAGGCAGTGGTGAGCTACGCCCGCTTCCTGATGCGGCACGGTCAGACAGCCGAAGCGACTCCCCTGCTGGAGCAGTTGCAGATTGCCAACCCCGGCGACGCGAATCTGAAACGTCTGCTGGCGCACCTTTACACGCAGGCCAACAACCCGGAAAAGGCGGAGCCAATGCTGCGTTCGGCCCTGGCGGCGACTCCGGACGACCCGACCCTGCTGGACGACCTTGGCTCGGCACTCGTCCTGGAGAAAAA
Protein-coding regions in this window:
- a CDS encoding tetratricopeptide repeat protein is translated as MLLTASLSAFGNLPSSQPAIQPSEQQLPPGTRSVADEDVAAADQYKKAQAALDAQNYTEAERLLADLVKQDPKNAGMLYQLGFSQEAQDKDDAAEASYKAAVAIDPKQFESTLALGLVQARKGSMAEARETLKLALTLQPADASQSKVLKARAFRALAQIDVTRDPASAREWLLAALKLTPATPDDTLMAAELADTAGDTAGAQAQYKKLLAGDTRSAEAVVSYARFLMRHGQTAEATPLLEQLQIANPGDANLKRLLAHLYTQANNPEKAEPMLRSALAATPDDPTLLDDLGSALVLEKKFDEAQPVLEKAVSIPADKWPSPQDLGEAWGHLAFAASENHQPKIVLQALSNRATLLPTSPSTLFLEATANDSLHQTDKAVALYQQFLSVSTGKYPDQEWQARHRLAALKRR